One genomic region from Manis pentadactyla isolate mManPen7 chromosome 12, mManPen7.hap1, whole genome shotgun sequence encodes:
- the LOC130679945 gene encoding phospholipid phosphatase-related protein type 2-like, producing the protein MCASDFVSAPDPVAQHRKMYVTLVFCVKGSRLVKSLLCLPLLCPAFLVVVVRVAEYRNHCSDILAGFLTGAAIATFLVTCVVHNFQSRLPSGRRLSPWEDLGQAPTMESPLEKLSVAQSHRTAPAVAT; encoded by the exons atgtgtgcctctgacTTCGTCAGTGCCCCGGACCCcgttgctcagcaccgcaag ATGTACGTGACACTCGTGTTCTGTGTGAAGGGCTCCCGCCTGGTCAAATCCTTGCTCTGCCTGCCCCTGCTGTGCCCTGCCTTCCTGGTGGTCGTGGTCCGCGTGGCTGAGTACCGCAACCACTGTTCAGACATTCTGGCTGGCTTCCTTACCGGAGCAGCCATCGCCACCTTTCTG gtcacCTGTGTCgtgcacaacttccagagccgGCTGCCTTCTGGCCGAAGGCTCTCCCCCTGGGAGGACTTGGGCCAAGCCCCCACCATGGAGAGCCCCCTCGAGAAGTTAAGTGTGGCCCAG AGCCACAGAACTGCACCCGCCGTGGCCACCTGA